Proteins encoded together in one Plectropomus leopardus isolate mb chromosome 19, YSFRI_Pleo_2.0, whole genome shotgun sequence window:
- the zgc:112285 gene encoding elastase-1: MAVPGPPLLLFLSLLLPLLLSKASLPAAAYTLTPGRQPQHKLLHLDWPRDCGMAHFKPNMAERIVSGNEARPHSWPWQVSLQVRPRGSKHFIHVCGGTLIHKNWVLTAAHCFQKGKAEDAGSWRIVLGKHQLKRSETAERIFPVKRIYRHENFRYPAHSELDYDIALVKAATDIVPSNFIRYACLPRKQTSLNPGHYCWVTGWGDTRGGKENVSLAEALNQARLPIIDFKTCRQKKFWGDRVRDSMICAGFRDTEGPPAACQGDSGGPLLCQLGRDRWEVHGVVSFGPIGCTVENKPSVFTRTAAYIPWIEATRIRDFFLH, translated from the exons ATGGCTGTACCCGgacctcctctgctcctctttctgtctctgctgctgccgctgctgttGAGCAAGGCGTCTCTGCCCGCAGCCGCATACACACTCACCCCCGGACgacagccacagcacaagctCCTCCACCTGG ACTGGCCCAGAGACTGTGGGATGGCTCACTTTAAGCCCAACATGGCTGAGAGGATTGTGTCTGGGAACGAGGCCAGACCTCACTCCTGGCCCTGGCAAGTCTCCCTGCAG GTTCGTCCCAGGGGAAGTAAACATTTCATTCATGTCTGTGGAGGAACTCTCATCCACAAAAACTGGGTCCTCACTGCTGCTCACTGCTTCCAGAA GGGTAAAGCTGAGGATGCTGGGAGCTGGAGGATCGTCCTGGGGAAGCACCAGCTGAAGCGTTCAGAGACGGCAGAGAGGATCTTCCCCGTGAAGAGAATCTACCGACACGAGAACTTCCGCTACCCGGCTCACAGCGAGCTGGACTACGACATCGCCCTGGTGAAGGCCGCCACAGATATCGTCCCTTCGAACTTCATCCGCTACGCCTGCCTGCCGCGCAAGCAGACCAGCCTCAATCCAGGACACTACTGCTGGGTCACGGGCTGGGGAGACACCCGGG GTGGGAAGGAGAACGTGTCTCTGGCAGAAGCTCTGAATCAAGCCCGCCTGCCCATCATCGACTTCAAGACCTGCCGGCAGAAGAAATTCTGGGGCGATCGTGTCCGAGACTCCATGATCTGTGCCGGGTTCAGGGACACCGAGGGCCCACCTGCTGCATGCCAG gGCGACTCTGGTGGTCCTCTGCTGTGCCAGCTGGGGCGGGACCGCTGGGAGGTGCACGGCGTGGTGAGCTTCGGCCCGATCGGCTGCACCGTGGAGAACAAACCCAGCGTCTTCACCCGCACCGCCGCCTACATCCCCTGGATCGAGGCAACACGCATCAGGGACTTCTTCCTGCACTGA
- the LOC121958419 gene encoding 5-hydroxytryptamine receptor 3A-like, translating to MILTGFLFLLFFTGGSTSNYSANTELIDHQQKSNQSIEGEGSTSSYPNPHDNDHTRKDVMKPDPPDKCSYQDVLKHLNLSKNKDLYIMVRPVKHYKETTRVHLQMSMYGILDVREKDQAFVPYIWIYMGWQNQHIWWNPPDFCGLEKIVVPTEALWKPDLTIEEMTEKDKAPPVPFLTVRWSGKIEFRNDQMLVSTCKMQVYKFPFDIQSCSLSFKSVVYSDKEVKFEAILDSSKITRWSNDLMRTQYEWLFISMTVKETTVNNFSYNQSMIIYTIKMRRRSVLYIANFLVPVLFFFCLDLASFLISDSGGEKLGFKITVLLAVTVMQLILNEILPSSSDRVPLIAVYCIGMFGLMLLSLLETILVMHLVEKDSASQGDEAVKDQSLSEDCGDKDDKDNMHSYDGKVKKWTDCACVCDVSTDEPPSELLSVAKEGSSSHLTEESHALEKVSDELREMIKTLVPLLDSRKEEKPGYWTKVTKIINKCFFIFYATAASLFLIVIFSVWSTAADE from the exons ATGATCCTGACAGGTTTCCTCTTTCTGCTCTTCTTCACAG GCGGAAGTACCTCCAATTACTCAGCGAACACAGAGCTTATTGATCATCAGCAGAAGTCCAATCAGAGCATTGAGGGAG AAGGAAGTACCTCCAGTTACCCAAATCCTCATGACAATGATCACACCAGAAAAG ATGTGATGAAACCAGACCCTCCAGACAAATGCAGTTATCAGGATGTTTTAAAACACCTGAACCTGTCCAAAAACAAGGATCTGTACATCATGGTCCGACCTGTTAAACACTACAAAGAGACTACACGTGTACACCTCCAAATGTCAATGTATGGCATCCTAGATGTG agagagaaagatcaGGCCTTCGTTCCTTATATTTGGATTTATATG GGCTGGCAAAATCAACATATTTGGTGGAATCCACCTGACTTCTGTGGACTTGAAAAGATAGTAGTTCCTACTGAAGCATTGTGGAAGCCAGATCTAACTATTGAAGAAAT gacagagaaagacaaagccCCTCCGGTTCCTTTTCTCACAGTCAGATGGAGTGGTAAAATTGAATTTAGGAACGACCAGATGCTGGTCAGCACATGCAAGATGCAAGTTTACAAATTCCCTTTTGACATTCAGAGCTGCAGCCTCTCTTTCAAGTCTGTCGTATACTCTG ATAAAGAAGTAAAGTTTGAAGCCATCCTTGACTCTTCAAAGATCACACGGTGGTCTAATGACTTGATGCGGACCCAGTACGAGTGGCTGTTCATCAGCATGACAGTCAAAGAGACGACCGTCAACAATTTTAGCTACAACCAAAGCATGATCATTTACACT ATCAAGATGAGGAGGCGGTCTGTCCTCTACATCGCCAACTTCTTGGTGCCTGTCCTGTTCTTCTTCTGTCTGGACTTGGCCTCCTTCCTGATCTCGGACAGCGGAGGCGAGAAGCTCGGCTTTAAGATCACTGTGCTGCTGGCTGTCACTGTGATGCAGCTTATTCTTAATGAAATTCTGCCTTCTTCCTCAGACAGGGTACCACTTATAG CTGTCTACTGTATTGGGATGTTTGGTTTGATGCTGCTGAGCCTCCTGGAGACAATTTTGGTGATGCATCTGGTGGAGAAAGACTCTGCATCCCAAGGTGATGAAGCAGTTAAAGACCAAAGCCTGAGTGAGGACTGTGGAGACAAAGACGACAAAGACAACATGCACAGCTATGATGGAA AGGTGAAGAAATGGACTGACTGTGcttgtgtctgtgatgtgtctACTGATGAACCTCCATCTGAACTGCTGTCGGTGGCCAAAGAG GGTAGCAGCAGCCATCTGACGGAGGAGTCCCACGCCTTGGAGAAGGTCTCAGATGAGCTGAGGGAGATGATTAAAACACTGGTTCCTCTCCTCGACAGCAGGAAAGAAGAGAAGCCCGGCTACTGGACCAAAGTGACTAAAATAATCAAcaagtgttttttcattttctatgcCACAGCTGCCAGCCTGTTCTTGATTGTTATCTTTTCAGTGTGGAGCACTGCAGCAGACGAGTGA
- the LOC121959021 gene encoding 5-hydroxytryptamine receptor 3A-like, translating into MEEWAHFGLHNHYKGLDGESSETVCSYQDVLNYLNLTKNNELFSMTRPVKDYKNPTQVSLEILLYAILDVREIDQTFVPYVWIFMKWHNEHINWEPNDFCGIEAVSLPTDVLWKPDITIEEMTEKDKAPPSPHLTISSTGLVHVQDDQVLVSTCRMHVYRFPFDIQSCNLTFKSVIHSDAEIQLVRHINSSQATEWSREVMRTQYEWLFINMTVTKKNVSMFDFQQDVMIYTITMKRQSLLYIVNFLLPILFFFFLDLASFLISDCGGEKLSFKVTVLLAVTVMQLILNEILPSSSDRIPLIVAYCIGIFALMMLSLLETILVMYLMEKDS; encoded by the exons ATGGAGGAATGGGCACATTTTGGACTTCATAACCACTACAAAG GTCTGGATGGAGAGTCCTCTGAGACGGTGTGCAGTTATCAGGATGTTTTAAACTACCTGAACTTGACCAAAAACAACGAGCTATTCTCCATGACCCGGCCCGTGAAAGACTACAAAAACCCCACACAGGTGTCACTGGAGATACTTCTGTATGCCATTCTTGATGTG AGAGAGATTGACCAGACATTTGTTCCTTACGTTTGGATTTTTATG AAGTGGCACAATGAACACATTAACTGGGAGCCAAATGACTTTTGTGGTATTGAGGCTGTTTCTCTTCCTACTGACGTTTTGTGGAAGCCAGACATAACTATTGAAGAAAT GACAGAAAAGGACAAAGCGCCTCCAAGTCCTCATCTGACAATCTCCTCGACTGGTTTGGTCCATGTTCAGGACGACCAGGTGTTGGTCAGCACCTGCAGGATGCACGTTTACAGATTCCCCTTTGACATTCAGAGCTGCAACCTCACCTTCAAGTCTGTCATACATTCTG ATGCAGAAATACAGCTTGTTCGGCACATTAACTCTTCACAGGCCACAGAGTGGTCTCGTGAGGTGATGCGGACCCAGTACGAGTGGTTGTTCATCAACATGACggttaccaaaaaaaatgtcagcatgtttgACTTCCAGCAAGACGTGATGATTTACACT ATCACCATGAAGAGGCAATCGCTCCTGTACATCGTCAACTTTTTGCTGCccatcctgtttttcttttttctggacTTGGCCTCCTTCCTGATCTCAGACTGCGGAGGCGAGAAGCTCAGCTTCAAGGTCACTGTGCTGCTGGCCGTCACTGTGATGCAGCTTATTCTCAATGAAATTCTGCCTTCCTCTTCAGACAGGATTCCACTTATAG TGGCCTACTGCATTGGGATTTTTGCTCTGATGATGCTGAGCCTCCTGGAGACGATTTTGGTGATGTATCTGATGGAGAAAGACTCT